The window GATAAATTTAAAATTAAAAGAATAGTTTATTCAACATATCAAGCTGTTTCTGGATCTGGGGTTAAAGGCATTACAGATTTAGAAGAAGGCTTAAAAGGAAATGAAAATAAACTATATCCTCACCCTATAGCTTATAATGCTCTACCACATATAGACGTTTTTATGGATAATGGATATACAAAAGAAGAAATGAAAATGATAGATGAAACTAAGAAAATATTAAATGATTATGATCTTAAAATAACTGCTACAACAGTAAGAGTTCCAGTATTATATAGTCACAGTGAATCTGTTAATGTAGAATTTGAAAAAGAATTTGAAGTTGAAGAAGTATTTAATATTTTAGAAAATACGGAAGGTGTAGTAGTAGTTGATAATCCAAAAGAAAATAAATATCCTCTAGCTTTAGATGCTGAAGGAAAAAATGAAGTATTCGTAGGTAGAATTAGAAGAGATTTTAGTGTGGATAATGGAATTAATATGTGGGTAGTTGCCGATAACATAAGAAAAGGTGCTGCAACTAATACCGTTCAAATAGCTGAGCTTTTAGTAAAATATAATTTAGTATAGAAAGGGTGATCTTAATGTTATTTAAAGGTTCAGGTGTTGCTTTAGTTACTCCTTTTAAAGATGGAAATATAGATTTTAACAAGTTAGAAGAAATTATTGAATACCATATAAAAGAAAAAACAGATGCTTTAATTGTATGCGGTACTACTGGAGAAGCTTCTACAATGAGTGATGAAGAACAATTATCAACTATAAAGTTTGTAGTTGAAAAAACTAATAAAAGAATACCTGTAATAGCAGGAACGGGATCTAATAATACAGCTCATTCAATACATCTAAGTAAAAAAGCTGAAGAATATGGAGTTGATGGTCTTTTAGTTATAACTCCGTATTATAATAAAGCTACTCAAAAGGGAGTTATAGCTCACTTTGAAGCTATTGCAAATTCAGTAAATATACCTATTATAGTTTATAATGTACCAGGAAGAACAGGAGTTAATATAAACCCTTCAACACTTGCTCAATTGGCTAAAATTAAAAATATAGTAGCTGTTAAAGAAGCTAGTGGGGATATATCTCAAGTTGCTGAAATGGCAAGGGTTTGTCCAGATGGTTTTGGGATATATTCAGGAAATGACGATATGATTTTACCTTTATTATCTTTAGGTGGAATTGGTGTGATTTCTGTAGTTGCTAATGTATGTCCAAAGGATACTCATGATCTAGTAGCTAAATACTTTGATGGAGATATAGAAGGTTCTAGAAAATTACAACTTGATATGAAAAGTTTGATAGATGCTTTATTTATAGAAGTGAACCCTATTCCAGTTAAAACTGCTATGAATTTATTGGGGTTTGAAATGGGAAATCTTAGACTTCCACTTGTTGAAATGAACTGTGATAATTTAGAGGTATTAAAGAAAGAGTTAATAAATTACGGATTTGAATTAGGAGGATCACATGATTAAAGTTATAGTTAATGGTTCTCTTGGGAAAATGGGAAAAGTTTTGACAGATTTAATAATGGAAGATAAGGCTTTTGAATTAGTTGCAGGTGTATCTAAGTATAAAAATGATAATATAGATTATCCTATATACTCCAGTATATTAGATGTAAAAGAAAAAGTGGATGTTATTATTGATTTTTCAAACCCAGATAGTTTAAAAGATTTATTGTCTTATTCTAAACACACAAAAATTCCTTTAGTTATTGCTACTACTGGATATAGTGATGAAGAGCTTAATATGATAGAAGAACTATCTAAAGAAGTTTCTATATTCCACAGCTCTAATATGTCAGTTGGAGTGAATTTAATATTAAAGTTGGTAGAAATCTCAGCTAAGGCTTTAACTAACTTTGATATAGAGATAATTGAAAAACATCATAATAAGAAAGTAGATGCTCCTAGTGGTACTGCTTTAATGATAGCTAATGAAATACAACAGGTTTTAAATAATGAATTTAATTATGGTAGACATGGGAAAAATGAGAAAAGAAAAGAAAATGAAATAGGAATACATGCAGTAAGAGGTGGAACTATAGCGGGGGATCACTCTGTAATATTTGCGGGTAAAGATGAAATATTAGAACTTAATCATATAGCTTTATCAAAAGAAATATTTGCACAAGGTTCATTAAAAGCTGCTAAATTTATTGTAAATAAAGAAAATGGATATTACAATATGAAGGATGTAGTAAGTATATAGAATATAAGACAATTAGGAGGTACTTTACAAATGATGAAATTGACAGATCCATATGAAATAGCAAAATTTATAAAGAATTCTACAAAAAAAACACCTGTGAAAGTTTATTTGAAAGGTGAAATAAATAATCAAAATTATGATAATGTAAAAATATTTGGAGATGGAAATTCTTATATACTTATTGGGGAACATGATGTCGTAAAAAATATAATAGAAGAGAATAAAGAAAATATAATAGACTATCATTTAGAATTTGATAGAAGAAATTCAGCTATACCTATGTATAATTATTTATATGAAGAGGCTAGAATTGAGCCAGGTGCTGTTATAAGAGACATGGTTTCTATTGGGAAAAATGTAGTTGTAATGATGGGAGCAGTTATAAATATAGGAGCAGAAATTGGAGAAGGAACAATGATAGATATGAATGCAGTTGTAGGTGCAAGAGGAACTGTAGGTAAAAATGTTCATCTTGGAGCTGGTGCTGTTGTTGCAGGAGTACTTGAGCCTCCTTCTGCAACTCCTGTTATTATAGAAGATGATGTAGTAATTGGAGCTAATGCAGTAATACTTGAAGGCGTAAAAATAGGTAAAGAAGCTGTTGTTGCAGCTGGTGCTGTTGTAACTAGTGATGTACCTGAAGGTGCAGTTGTAGCAGGATCTCCTGCTAAAATAGTTAAAATGAAAGATGATAAAACAAAAGAAAAAACAAAATTAATGGAAGATTTAAGAGGATAAAAAGTTAATATATATGATTTAAAATAACCTTAGGCTTAATAGACTAAGGGTATTTTAAATTTAAGTAAAAAAGTAGTTGTATAAAATTTATTAAGGTGTTATAATATGAATAACAATTTAACGGTTTAATGAATTAAAGTGATAAAGTAAAATTGAGGAGAGGTGCTTAATATGAAAAATTTAGTTTTAGTAAAATCGAATTTAAACTTAAGACATCATCATAGATTTAAGGATTTGTAATAATGAGCTAAAAATAGTTCATAGATACAAGTCCTAGTTATTTTGCAAAAAATATAGGATTTGTATCTATGATGGTTTAATATAAGTGTTTATAATATTAAAAAGCCATGTAGGTATATACCTATATGGCTTTTTTGTATATTAAGGAAAGGTAGGAGATTTAATGGAATTTTTAAAAATTAAAGATGAAATAGATTATTTAAATAAGAGATATAAGATAACAAGAGAAATAGAAGATATGTTTATAGATGATGGATGTATTAATATAGAACCTTCGATTTTTGAAGACTATGATAACTTTATGTCTGTTAACAAGAGAATAAAAAAAGAATCTATGGTAAAGGTTTTGAATGGAAATTCAAATATATTAATTTTAAGACCAGATATTACAATGAACATAATAAAAAATTTGATTCCAAGATGGGAAGACGATTTGAAGCTTAAGTTGTTTTATAATTCTACAATTTTTAGAAATAAAGCTGGTTTAAATATTAAGGAATTTAGACAAATGGGAATTGAATATATAGGAGAATCGTCTATGAAAGCAGATAGAGATTTGATTGGGATAGCTCTAAAGGTTTTAAAAAAATATAACAACAGCTTTATTTTAGAAATTGGAAACAGCAAGTATGTTGATGAAATATTAAGAGTGATTGATTTAGAAGAAAGTGTTGAAAAAGAATTAAAAAGTCTAATTTATAAAAAAAATAAGATCGAACTAATAGATTATGTCGGAAATTTAAATATAAAAAAAGAAATATGCGAGTTATTATCTAATATTTTAGATTTCCAGGGAAATATAGAAGAAATTATAAAAAAAGCTGAAAAATTCTATATGAATGATGAAATGAAAAAATCTATAGAGGATCTTAAAGATTTGAATGAGTTTATTAAAGAGTATGGATACTTAAAAAATATACATTTTGATTTATCTATGGTTGCAGAGTTAGATTATTACGAAGGGATAGTATTTAAAGGTTATTATGAAAATTCATATAGAGAAATTATAAGTGGAGGAAGATATGATTCTTTAACAGAGTTATTTGGTGAAAAAGTTTCAGCAATAGGGTTCTCAATAGATATAGATGAATTAATTAAAGTTATAAATAAGAGAGGTGATGGAAATTGGATTATATAACTATAGCTCTTTCAAAAGGAAGAATAGGAAAACAAGCTGATAATGTATTTAAAAAAATAGGGTTAGGAGATTGTATAGATTTAGATTCTAGAAAGCTTATTTTTAAAGATGATATAAACAAAATCAATTATATATATGTTAAACCATCTGATGTGGTTACATATGTAGAAAAAGGAGTTACAGATTTAGGAATAGTGGGCAAGGACACAATTTTAGAAAGTGATACAAATGTATATGAAATTTTTGATTTGGGATTTGGTAAATGTAAATTTTCAATAGCTGGTATAAAAGGAGAAAAGATATATAAAAAAGATGATATTTTAAAGGTTGCAACTAAATACCCTGAAATAGCTAAAAAATACTTTAACGAAAGACAGCAAAAAATCGAGATAATAAAGCTTAATGGTTCTGTAGAATTAGCACCTTTAGTAGGACTCTCTGATGTGATTGTTGATTTAGTTGAAACAGGAAATACTTTAAAAGCTAATGGACTTGAGGTAATAGAAGATATGTTTAATATAAGTGCAAGGTTAATATCTAATAGAGTAAGTTATAGATTTAAGTTTGATAGAATTCAAAATATTATTAAATCATTAAACGAAAATATGGAGGGATAATATGATACGAATAATAGATTCAATAAAAGATAGCGGGTTTTTAAAAAAGCTTTTAGATAGAAGTCAATTTGAATTTGAAGAAGTAAATAAAGTAGTTGATGAAATTTTATTTAATATTAGAGAAAGAAAAGATAAAGCTTTGAAAGAATATACATTGAAGTTTGACAAAGTAGAAATAGATGATTTTTTAGTGTCTAAAGAAGAAATAGATGATGCATTTGAAAATATAGATGATAATTTAAAAAATGATCTTTTAAGGGCTAAAGAAAATATTGAAAAATATCACACCAAGCAGTTGAAATCATCGTATACATTACATGATGGAGAAGATATAATTTTAGGTCAAATTATAAGACCTATAGAAAAAGTTGGTATATATGTTCCTGGTGGAAGTGCAGCATATCCATCTACTGTTTTAATGAATGCAGTACCTGCAAAAATAGCTGGAGTTAAGGAAATAGTTATGATAACTCCTCCTAATAAAGAAGGAAAGATAAAAGATTCTGTTCTTGTAGCAGCTTCTATAGCTGGAGTAGATAAGATATACAAGGTAGGAGGAGCACAGGGAATAGGGGCACTTACTTTTGGAACAGAAAGTATACCCAAGGTATCTAAAATAGTTGGACCTGGGAATATATATGTTGCCATGGCAAAAAAGAAAGTTGCTGGATATGTAGGAATAGACATGATTGCAGGACCTAGTGAAATTCTAATAATTGCAGATGAACATGCAAATCCAAAATATATAGCTGCTGATTTAATATCTCAAGCAGAGCATGATGAAATGGCAGCATCAATACTTGTTACAGATTCACAAAAAATTGCAAAAAAAGTAAACGAAGAATTAAAAATACAAGTTGAAATGCTAGAAAGAAAAGAAATAATAAAAAAATCTCTTAAAAATTATGGAGCAATAATAATAACAAGCTCTATGAATGAATCGATAAAAATAGCTAATGAAGTAGCACCAGAACATTTAGAAATACTTACAAGAACTCCTTTTGACTTATACAAACAAGTGAAAAATGCTGGAGCAATATTTCTTGGAGAATTTTCTCCAGAACCATTAGGAGATTATTTTGCAGGACCAAATCATACGTTGCCTACTAGTTCAACTTCTAAATTTGCATCACCTTTAGGAGTTGAGGATTTCTTAAAGAAAACTTCTTTAATATACTACAGCAAAGAAGCTTTAATGAAGTCAAAAGATTCTATTATAAGAATTGCGGAGGATGAGGGGTTAACGGCACATGCCAATTCCATAAAAGTAAGATTTGAATAGGGGGTATTAATATGGAATTAGTAAAAGAAAGTATAAAAAATCTGAAAGAATATAAGACGAATAAGATTGATTTTAAAATAAAGCTCGATGCTAATGAAGGTAAAAATATTTTATTACAAGATATATATAAAGAAGGAATCAAGTTCAATGAAGACTTTAATCTGAATTTTTATCCAGATAATGATGCATATCTTTTGAAACAAGAAATAAAGAAATATTTAAATGTTGATACTTCAAATATTATAGCTGGAAATGGTTCTAGTGAGATGATAGAACTTGTGATAAAGACTTTTGTAGATAAGGGAGAAATCATTTTAAGTCCTATTCCTACATTTAGTATGTACTCAGTATTTAGTCAAATATATTCAGCTCAATTTATAGGAATTCAAAGTAATGAAGATTTTAAGGTAGATATAGATAAACTGATTGAAAAATCAAATGAACTAAATCCTAAGGTAATATTCATATGCAATCCAAATAATCCAACAGGAAACTTAATAAATAAAAATGATATTAAAAAGCTTTTGGAAAATACAAATGGATTGGTAGTTGTAGATGAAGCTTATATGGAATTTGCAGAAGGTTCAATGGTTGATGAAATTTCAAATTATGAAAATTTAATAGTTCTAAGAACATTGTCAAAGGCATTAGGACTTGCAGGTATAAGGCTTGGATATATGACTGCTAATCAAAAAATAATAGATGTTATAAATAAGGTGAAATCACCTTACAATTTGAACGCTATTTCTCAATATATAGGAGTAAAGGCTCTTAAAAATAAAGATAAAATTTTCGAGTATATTGAAGAAGTAAAAAATGAAAGAGAATTTTTATATAAAGAATTAAATGAAATGAAAATAAAAGCTTATAAATCTTATGCAAACTTTATATTTTTTAAATGGGATATAAACAATTTATATGAAAAGCTTATAGATTATGGAATATTAATAAGAAAATTTTCTGATGAACTTGAAGGCTATTATAGAGTTAGTGTAGGAAACAAAAATGAGAATGAAAGATTTATCAAAATATTAAAGGAGATAATTGAAAATGAGAAAAGCTAAAGTACAAAGAAAAACTCTTGAAACTGAAGTTTTAGTAGAAATAGATTTAGATGGAAGTGGAAAAAGTGAAATTGATACAGGTATAGGATTTTTAGATCATATGCTTACTTTGATGGCTTTTCACGGTAGTTTTGATTTAAAAGTAAAAAGCACAGGAGATATATATGTAGACGATCATCACACAGTAGAGGATATAGGGATAACACTAGGAGAAGCTTTTATTAAGGCTTTAGGTGATAAAAAAGGAATAAAAAGATATTCAAGTCTTTATATTCCAATGGATGAGAGCTTGTGTCGAATAGCTTTAGATATAAGTAACCGACCTTATTTAGTATTTGATATTGATTTTAAAAGAGAAAAACTTGGCAGTATGGATACTCAAAATTTTAAAGAATTTTTTAGGGCTTTCGTAAATGAAGCTAAAGTAACGCTTCATATCGATGTTTTATATGGAGAAAATGACCATCATAAGATAGAAGCAGTATTTAAGGCATTTTCAAGAGCATTAAAGGAAGGGGTGCAAATACTTTCAGATAAAGTATCATCATCAAAGGGGGTTTTATAGTTGAATATAATAATTGATTATGGACTTGGAAATTTAGACTCTGTATCCAGAGCATTTAAAATGGTAGGAGTAGAAACAAAAATTTCAAATGATATAAATGAAATAAATAATGCTAACTCCATTATTCTGCCTGGAGTTGGAGCATTTAGAGATGCTATAAATTCACTTAAGGATATGAAGTTAATACCAGTAATAAAAGAGCATGTAGATAAAGGAAAGTTCTTAATAGGGATATGCTTAGGAATGCAACTTCTTTATGAAAAAAGCTATGAAAACGGAGTATATGAAGGTTTAGGTCTTATAAAAGGAAATATAGAAAAATTAGATATAGATTTGAAAGTTCCTCATATGGGTTGGAATAATATTAAGTTTAATAAAAAAGATGAAATAATCAAATATATAAATGAAGATGATTATGTGTATTTTGTACATTCTTATTATGCAAATTCTTCAAACGAAGAACTTGTAGCATATACAGACTATGGAAAAACTATTCCTGCTATAGTTAGAAAAAATAATATTTATGGAATTCAATTTCATCCAGAAAAAAGCTCTAAAGTGGGAGCTAATATACTAAAAGCATATGGGGAGATGATAAAATGATAATTTTTCCAGCAATAGATATAAAGGATAATAAATGTGTAAGACTATCTCAAGGAGATTTTAATAAAATTAATATATATTCTAATGAGCCATTTGATATGGCAGTTAAGTGGAAACGTCAGGGAGCTTCATTTTTACATTTAGTTGATTTAGATGGTGCTAGAAGTGAAGATATTATTAATAAAAAATCTATAGAAAAAATAACTGAAAATATAGGAATACCAGTACAAGTAGGTGGAGGAGTAAGAAGTGAAGAAAAGGTTAAGAACTTAATCGATATGGGAGTAGAAAGAGTAATAGTTGGAACTATTGCAGTTGAAAATAAAGAACTTCTCAAAAAATTAGTTTCTAAGTATAAAGAAAAAATAGTAGTTTCTATAGATGCTAAAAATGGCAAAGTTGCTCTTAGGGGATGGGAATTAGTAAGTGAAATAGACTCAATAGATTTATGTAAACAACTTGAAAAAATAGGTGTAAAAACAATAGTATATACAGATATATCAAAAGATGGAATGCTTGAAGGTCCTAACTTTGAAATATATAAATTGTTATCTCAAAAAACGTCTTTAAATATAGTCGCTTCTGGAGGAATAAGTTCAATAGATGACATAAAAAAGCTTAAAAATATGAATATATACGGAGCTATAACAGGAAAAGCTCTTTATGATAACAAAATAGAACTTAAGGAGGCACTAGAATGCTCACAAGAAGAATAATACCTTGTTTAGATGTTAGAAGTGGAAGAGTGGTTAAGGGTAAAAAGTTCGAAAATATAGTAGATGTAGATAGTCCGGAGCTTCTAGGTAAATATTATAGTGATTGTGGAGCTGATGAACTTGTATTTTACGATATAACAGCATCAAATGAAGAAAGAAAAACATCTTTAGAATTTGTATCAAAGGTTGCTAAGAATATAAATATTCCATTTTGTGTAGGTGGAGGAGTATCTTCAATTGATGATTTTACAGATATTTTAAGAAGAGGAGCAGATAAAGTATCTATTAATTCTTCTGCTGTTAAAAATCCAGATTTAATTAAAGAAGCTTCTTTGAAATTTGGTGCGCAATGCGTTGTTTTATCTATGGATGTTAAGAAAAATGATAAAGATTCTTGGAGTGTATACGTAAAAGGTGGGAGAGAAAAAACAGATTTAGATGCAGTAAAGTGGGCTATAAAAGGAGTCGAACTTGGAGCAGGAGAAATAGTTGTAAATAGTATAGATGAAGATGGAATGAAAAATGGATATGATATTGAACTGTTAAAAAAAATTACGAGTGTAGTAAACGTACCTATAATTGCATCAGGAGGAGCGGGTAGTATGAAGGACTTTTATGATGCTGTAGAATATGCAAATGTTGATGGAATATTAGCAGCTTCTGTATTTCACTTTGGAGAAATTAAAATAAAAGACCTTAAGAAATATTTAAAGGATGAAGGGGTAGAAATTAGAATTTAGGAGGGAGATTTATGAATATTGACAATGTAGTAAAAGAAATAAAATTTGATGAAAAAGGATTAGTTCCAGTAGTAGTGCAAGATGTAAATACTAATAAGGTCTTAATGCTTGCATATATGAACGAAGAAGCTATTAGAAAAACTTTAAATGAAAAAGTAGCGTATTATTATAGTAGAAGCAGACAAGAACTTTGGAAAAAAGGAGAGACATCAGGAAACATACAGAAACTAAAAGGATTTTATTATGATTGTGATAAGGATACTATTCTTATTTATGTAGATCAAATAGGAGTAGCATGTCATACTGGGAGTTATACATGTTTTTTCAATGAAGTGATAAAAAATGAAAGTAAAGATGAGATTTTAGAGGAGTTATATTCGCTTATAAAAGAAAGAAAAAGTAATCCTAAGGAAGGATCTTATACTAATTATTTATTTGAAAAAGGATTAGATAAGATATTGAAAAAGGTAGGAGAAGAAGCTAGTGAAGTTATAATAGGGGCTAAGAATAAAAATAAGGAAGAATTAATTTATGAAATAAGTGATTTAATATACCACATGTTAGTGCTTATGGTAAATGAAGAAGTTACTATTGAAGATATAAAAAATGAACTTGAAAAGAGAAAAAACTAATGAAATTTATAATAGATAGCCACATTCATACAGATTATTCGCCTGATTGCAAAGCTAAAATGCAAGATATTATTATAAAAGCTGTTGAATTAGGCTTAAAGAAAATTACATTTACAGATCATGTTGATTACGACAGCCCTGATGAACTTTTTGGGGGAGAGATTAATTATATTGAATATATGAAAGAAATTAAATACTTAAGAGATAAATATAAAGAAATTGAAATTTTAATGGGTGTAGAAATAGGATATCAAACTCATTTGAATGAAAAGTTAGATAAGTTTATAAAATCTTATCCTTTTGATTTTGTAATATGTTCTATGCATTCATGTGAAGGACTAGATTTATATAATGGTGACTTTTTTAAAGGAAAAACTCAGATACAGAGTTATATGAGATATTTTGAAAATATAAAGCATTGCATAGAAATTTATGATAATTATGATGTTTATGGACACTTAGATTATATAGTTAGATATGGAAATTTCGATAATAAAGAGTTAAAATATAAAGATTTCAAAGAAATTATAGATGAAATTTTGGCTTTGATTATTAAAAAAGGAAAAGGTATTGAAGTTAATACTGCTGGTTTTAGATATAATCTAAACGCAACTCATCCTAATATAGATATAGTAAAAAGTTATATTGAAATGGGAGGAAATATTATAACTATAGGATCAGATGCACATAAAGCTGATGATATATGCAGAGATTTTGAGAAAACGATAAAAATACTTAAATCTATAGGAGTAAAGAAAATTGCACAATTTAAAAATAGAATACCAAGTTTTATTGAGATATAAAATTTTTGCTCTGCGTATAACATTGATATAAGAACTGCACTTGCAACTATTTTTAAGCAACGGAGCCCGTTAGGGATCGTTGGCGACATGAGTCAGTGCGTAGCGACTAGACGAATTTTTTGTTGTAACTTATGATACCGAATAATTAAAAATAATGTATTAATATATATTTATAAGATAAAGATAATTAAGATAAATAATATACAAGAGGAGACGATAATATGAGTAGATTTTTAGGTCCAATACATCATTGGTTATTTAATAAAATTAGATCAAATGAGGAGTTAGAACTTAATATTATAGATAATGTTCAAACTAGATTAAATGTAAATATTGATGATATAGTATCTGCGTCAAGAACTCAAATAGGAGATATTATGGAAGATAAGAATCTTGAAGAAATAATAGATACGGATAATATTCACGGCTGGCTTCAAGAAAAAATAACTTTAGTTGAAACAAGACAAGCATATATAATAAAAAATATAGTAGATAAATTTGAAGATAAGGGTCTTGATATAATAAAAGAAACTTACAAAGATCAAGCTATAAAGTGTGCAAATGATGCTAAATTAAATTCTGATGTATCGAGTCCAGAAGATATATACAAAGCTTTAAATAACTATATTTTAGATGGTATGCCATGTGATAATGTAAATAATATGACTGCTAATGAAGAAGATAGACTTGAGTGGAAAGTTGCAAGATGTCTTCACAAAGGTTATTGGGAAAAGGTAGGAGCGAGTACAGAGGTGTTATACGAGCTTCGTAAAATATGGATTGAAAACTTTGTACAAAATGTAAATGAAGATTATAAATATGAATTTAAAATAGAAGATGGAATAATGGTTCACGAAATAAAAAATAATTAGATTTAAAGTCTGGTAACTAAATGTTAGCAGGCTTTTTTTTATTATATAAAAAATTTATAATCAAAAACAACGTTATAGAAAGATTTTATAATAAGTTGGAAAAGTATGAAATTAAATATAAACATGGTAAAATATGTAGTGAATTGACGTAAAAGGAGGAACTGAAATGTTT is drawn from Tepidibacter hydrothermalis and contains these coding sequences:
- a CDS encoding histidinol-phosphatase HisJ family protein: MKFIIDSHIHTDYSPDCKAKMQDIIIKAVELGLKKITFTDHVDYDSPDELFGGEINYIEYMKEIKYLRDKYKEIEILMGVEIGYQTHLNEKLDKFIKSYPFDFVICSMHSCEGLDLYNGDFFKGKTQIQSYMRYFENIKHCIEIYDNYDVYGHLDYIVRYGNFDNKELKYKDFKEIIDEILALIIKKGKGIEVNTAGFRYNLNATHPNIDIVKSYIEMGGNIITIGSDAHKADDICRDFEKTIKILKSIGVKKIAQFKNRIPSFIEI
- the hisIE gene encoding bifunctional phosphoribosyl-AMP cyclohydrolase/phosphoribosyl-ATP diphosphatase HisIE; its protein translation is MNIDNVVKEIKFDEKGLVPVVVQDVNTNKVLMLAYMNEEAIRKTLNEKVAYYYSRSRQELWKKGETSGNIQKLKGFYYDCDKDTILIYVDQIGVACHTGSYTCFFNEVIKNESKDEILEELYSLIKERKSNPKEGSYTNYLFEKGLDKILKKVGEEASEVIIGAKNKNKEELIYEISDLIYHMLVLMVNEEVTIEDIKNELEKRKN
- the hisF gene encoding imidazole glycerol phosphate synthase subunit HisF; its protein translation is MLTRRIIPCLDVRSGRVVKGKKFENIVDVDSPELLGKYYSDCGADELVFYDITASNEERKTSLEFVSKVAKNINIPFCVGGGVSSIDDFTDILRRGADKVSINSSAVKNPDLIKEASLKFGAQCVVLSMDVKKNDKDSWSVYVKGGREKTDLDAVKWAIKGVELGAGEIVVNSIDEDGMKNGYDIELLKKITSVVNVPIIASGGAGSMKDFYDAVEYANVDGILAASVFHFGEIKIKDLKKYLKDEGVEIRI